From one Nitrospirota bacterium genomic stretch:
- the rpoC gene encoding DNA-directed RNA polymerase subunit beta' produces MTEDIYAIFQRPKDPTDFEAVRIRLASPEKIREWSYGEVKKPETINYRTFKPERDGLFCAKIFGPIKDWECICGKYKRMKHRGVVCDKCGVEVIQSKVRRERLGHIELATPVAHIWFLKGLPSRIGTLLDMTMRQLEKVLYFESYAVIDPGDTPLKEKDLLTEEDYKKRVTEYGTRFKAGMGAEAIRELLRRIDLEILYTDLKTKISEAVSLGIKKKITKRLKVVDAFRKSGNKPEWMIMDVIPVLPPDLRPLVPLEGGRFATSDLNDLYRRVINRNNRLKRLMELKAPSVIIKNEKRMLQEAVDALFDNGRRSRVLKTTTKRPLKSLSDMIKGKQGRFRQNLLGKRVDYSGRSVIVVGPELKLHQCGLPKRMALELFKPFIFNKLEEKGHATTIKAAKKLVEKENPEVWDALEEVINEHPVLLNRAPTLHRLGIQAFDPILVEGKAIKLHPLVCTAFNADFDGDQMAVHVPLSIEAQLEARVLMMSVNNVLSPANGKPIVVPTQDMVLGIYYLMKERKGAKGEGKAFADPEDVRIAYDAGIIDEHAQLKVRMDGTFVETTTGRILFKEILPEDVPFAMINKDMTKKELGKLIEHIYKKAGKRGTVVFLDNLEQLGFKYATKSGVSISMADMHIPTKKADLIRNAEQEVIEVQKQYADGLITHGERYNKVIDIWANVTEKVADEMMKELGAEDGKPLSEEELKERRSFNSIFMMADSGARGSTAQIRQLAGMRGLMAKPSGEIIETPITANFREGLTPLQYFISTHGARKGLADTALKTANSGYLTRRLVDVAQDVIIAEDDCGTTDGIIVTSLVEGGEIIQPLEERILGRIAVEDIKDPITKELIIKRNQEIDEELTQKIIEAGIDRVKIRSVLTCQSKFGVCTKCYGRDLGRGEPIEKGESVGIIAAQSIGEPGTQLTMRTFHIGGAASKVVEQTILEAKNSGTIKFINISTVKNREGLLVVMNRNGSIAIVDSKGREREKYSVVYGAKLMVTNGQKVDIGQKLVEWDPYSMPILTELGGRIAHGDIIEGVTVKEEVDEVTGLSHKVIIDYPANMRPRISIKDENGRVTLKIPGTNALARYLLPAGAHILVDRNDMVSPGDILAKIPRETTKTKDITGGLPRVAELFEARRPKEQAMVTEIDGMVEFRGAHKGMRVVVVRGGDETREYLIPKGKHVNVHEGDWVRAGEPLMDGAVNPHNILDILGPQELQRYLVDEVQKVYRLQGVTINDKHIEVIVRQMMKKVRIEDPGDTNFLISEQVDRRLFQEENKEVKARGGKPAQGKPLLLGITKASLTTDSFVSAASFQETTRVLTEGAISGAVDELRGLKENVIMGRIIPAGTGMPRYRNTFVKREFHPSLPEPEVEESNN; encoded by the coding sequence TTGACAGAAGACATATATGCAATTTTTCAGAGGCCGAAAGACCCGACCGATTTTGAAGCAGTAAGGATACGGCTTGCCTCACCGGAAAAGATCAGGGAATGGTCGTACGGTGAGGTGAAAAAGCCGGAGACGATAAACTACCGTACGTTTAAACCGGAAAGGGACGGTTTGTTTTGTGCAAAGATATTCGGTCCGATCAAGGACTGGGAATGCATATGCGGCAAATACAAGAGGATGAAGCACAGGGGTGTGGTGTGTGATAAGTGCGGGGTTGAGGTCATCCAGTCCAAGGTAAGGCGTGAACGGTTAGGGCATATTGAACTCGCAACCCCGGTTGCTCACATTTGGTTCCTGAAAGGTCTGCCGAGCAGAATCGGCACGCTGCTTGACATGACCATGCGACAGCTCGAAAAGGTTCTTTACTTTGAGAGCTATGCTGTCATTGACCCCGGGGACACTCCTCTTAAGGAAAAAGATCTTCTGACAGAAGAAGACTATAAGAAAAGGGTTACCGAGTATGGTACAAGATTCAAGGCAGGAATGGGTGCCGAAGCGATCAGGGAACTGCTGAGAAGAATAGACCTTGAAATCCTGTACACAGATTTGAAAACCAAAATAAGCGAAGCAGTATCCCTGGGGATAAAGAAAAAGATCACAAAACGGCTTAAGGTCGTAGATGCCTTCAGAAAATCCGGCAATAAGCCTGAATGGATGATAATGGACGTGATCCCGGTGTTGCCGCCTGATCTCAGGCCATTGGTGCCACTGGAAGGGGGACGTTTTGCCACTTCTGATCTGAATGACCTTTACAGAAGGGTTATCAACAGGAATAACAGACTGAAGAGGCTCATGGAGCTAAAGGCCCCGAGTGTAATCATAAAGAATGAAAAACGCATGCTCCAGGAAGCTGTTGACGCACTGTTTGATAATGGAAGAAGAAGCAGGGTCTTAAAAACCACCACAAAGAGGCCGCTCAAATCCCTGAGCGACATGATCAAGGGGAAACAGGGCCGGTTCAGGCAGAATCTCCTGGGAAAACGTGTTGACTATTCCGGAAGATCTGTTATTGTAGTGGGGCCCGAACTCAAGCTTCATCAGTGCGGCCTGCCCAAAAGGATGGCACTGGAGCTGTTCAAACCCTTTATCTTCAACAAGCTCGAGGAAAAAGGGCATGCAACGACAATAAAAGCAGCCAAGAAGCTGGTCGAAAAAGAAAACCCTGAGGTATGGGACGCACTTGAAGAGGTAATTAATGAGCATCCCGTGCTCCTGAACCGCGCACCAACCCTGCACAGGCTTGGTATCCAGGCATTCGACCCTATCCTTGTTGAGGGCAAAGCCATTAAGCTCCATCCTTTGGTATGCACTGCGTTCAATGCTGACTTTGACGGAGACCAGATGGCAGTGCATGTCCCGCTCTCGATTGAGGCACAGCTTGAGGCAAGGGTTCTCATGATGTCAGTAAACAACGTTCTTTCGCCTGCAAACGGAAAACCGATCGTTGTGCCGACCCAGGATATGGTTCTCGGTATTTATTACCTCATGAAGGAGAGAAAAGGTGCAAAAGGTGAAGGCAAGGCATTTGCTGATCCCGAAGATGTGAGGATAGCATATGACGCCGGCATCATCGACGAACATGCACAACTCAAGGTGAGGATGGATGGCACCTTCGTCGAAACGACGACCGGAAGGATTCTCTTCAAGGAAATTCTGCCTGAAGATGTCCCGTTTGCAATGATCAACAAGGACATGACGAAAAAGGAACTCGGGAAACTCATCGAACATATCTATAAGAAAGCCGGAAAAAGGGGGACTGTCGTATTCCTTGATAATCTTGAGCAGCTCGGGTTTAAATATGCAACGAAATCAGGGGTTTCGATCTCTATGGCAGACATGCATATACCGACAAAAAAAGCTGACCTCATCAGGAATGCCGAGCAGGAGGTCATCGAGGTACAAAAACAATACGCAGACGGCCTTATCACGCACGGCGAACGTTACAATAAGGTTATCGATATCTGGGCGAATGTTACGGAAAAAGTTGCTGACGAAATGATGAAGGAACTGGGGGCAGAAGACGGCAAACCGCTCTCAGAAGAAGAACTCAAAGAACGGAGGTCCTTTAACAGCATCTTTATGATGGCTGATTCAGGCGCAAGAGGAAGTACCGCACAGATAAGGCAGCTTGCCGGAATGAGGGGACTGATGGCGAAACCTTCGGGGGAGATTATCGAGACCCCGATTACGGCAAACTTCAGGGAAGGGCTGACCCCCCTTCAGTATTTTATCTCCACACACGGCGCACGAAAAGGTCTGGCCGACACAGCCCTGAAAACAGCAAATTCGGGGTATCTTACCAGAAGGCTTGTTGATGTTGCCCAGGACGTCATCATCGCCGAGGATGACTGCGGCACGACTGACGGTATCATAGTCACGTCCCTGGTAGAGGGTGGCGAGATCATCCAGCCTCTGGAGGAAAGAATTCTGGGCAGAATAGCAGTAGAAGACATCAAAGATCCGATAACGAAAGAACTGATCATAAAAAGAAATCAGGAAATCGATGAGGAACTCACGCAGAAAATAATTGAAGCGGGTATTGACAGGGTAAAAATAAGGTCTGTGCTAACCTGTCAGTCCAAGTTCGGCGTCTGTACAAAATGCTATGGAAGAGATCTTGGAAGAGGTGAACCCATAGAAAAAGGTGAATCAGTCGGCATTATTGCAGCACAGTCGATTGGAGAGCCAGGCACCCAGCTTACCATGAGGACGTTTCATATCGGTGGTGCAGCGTCAAAAGTCGTCGAACAGACAATACTCGAGGCAAAAAATTCGGGTACAATCAAATTTATCAATATCAGCACTGTAAAAAACCGTGAGGGGCTTCTTGTGGTAATGAACAGAAACGGCAGCATTGCCATTGTTGATTCAAAAGGCCGTGAAAGGGAGAAATACTCGGTTGTCTATGGTGCGAAACTGATGGTTACAAACGGTCAGAAGGTAGATATAGGGCAGAAACTCGTCGAATGGGACCCTTACTCGATGCCGATACTGACGGAACTCGGCGGCAGGATAGCCCATGGAGATATTATCGAGGGGGTTACCGTAAAAGAAGAGGTGGATGAGGTAACAGGACTGTCGCATAAGGTGATCATCGACTATCCTGCGAATATGAGACCAAGGATATCCATTAAGGATGAAAACGGAAGGGTAACCCTCAAAATTCCGGGGACCAATGCCCTTGCAAGATACCTCCTTCCGGCTGGTGCACATATACTCGTTGACAGGAATGACATGGTGTCTCCCGGTGACATTTTAGCCAAAATACCGAGGGAAACGACAAAGACCAAGGATATTACCGGTGGTCTCCCGAGGGTTGCAGAACTTTTTGAGGCCAGACGTCCGAAAGAACAGGCGATGGTTACCGAGATTGATGGTATGGTGGAATTCAGGGGGGCACACAAGGGCATGCGCGTCGTTGTGGTCAGAGGCGGAGATGAGACAAGAGAATACCTTATCCCAAAAGGAAAACATGTAAACGTGCACGAGGGAGATTGGGTCAGGGCCGGCGAGCCGTTAATGGACGGAGCCGTCAACCCCCACAATATCCTCGATATCCTTGGACCACAGGAGCTGCAGAGATATCTCGTCGATGAAGTACAGAAGGTTTACAGGCTCCAGGGTGTCACGATAAATGACAAACATATCGAAGTAATCGTCAGACAGATGATGAAAAAGGTAAGGATAGAAGATCCCGGGGATACAAACTTCCTTATCAGCGAACAGGTAGACAGAAGACTCTTCCAGGAAGAGAACAAGGAAGTCAAAGCCAGAGGCGGCAAACCAGCTCAGGGCAAGCCGTTACTTCTCGGTATCACAAAGGCTTCATTGACCACGGACAGTTTCGTATCAGCTGCCTCGTTTCAGGAAACAACAAGAGTCCTGACAGAGGGCGCAATAAGCGGTGCAGTTGATGAACTGCGGGGACTCAAGGAAAACGTCATCATGGGGAGGATAATCCCTGCCGGAACCGGTATGCCGCGATACAGAAATACATTCGTGAAAAGAGAATTTCATCCTTCACTGCCCGAACCGGAAGTTGAAGAATCGAATAACTGA